AAAGACATCTCCCATTGCGTGAATGTAATAATGTTTTATATCTCCTTCTTTTCCTTCGTATTTGATTTTACCGCTGATAAGTAAACTGCCTTTTTTTACTTTATCACCTTTTTTTACTTTTTTTATACCATTATAAGCAATTATACTTTCTATTTTCCCGCCTTTGCCTGCAACCAAATCCACTGCTTTTGATTTATTGAATTTCTTTATAGGCGTATTTTTTTCAACAAGCTTGATTTTAGCTTGTGTACCTTTGTAATCTATGGTTACATCCGATAGATCATGGTATGTATTTAATAATACCTTGGATATTTCTTTTTTATCTACTCCGTATTTATAGCATCCTTCTTTAAATCCTGCATCTTCCAACGTACTTAATATGTCGTTTCTGTCTATCCTGTCTGTTCCTGTTATTTGTATATCCCAAATGAAAAAGGAGAAAGCAAAAATAATAACGGAAATTAAAAAGGCACTAAAAATAAATACTCTTCTTTTTTTTAGTGACTTGAAAATAGATTTTTTACCATATTCATTTTTAATATCTATTATGTATTGAGCCCTTTTTGCGATCTGTTCGGCTTTTTCAAAATCCGTCAGCATGATTTTAAATACTATTGTCGTTTTATCAAGTTTCTTTATATCCCAAATGGATATATTGTTGTGATTTATTAAATTGATATATTTTTCCGGATGAAGTCCTTTTATCTCTACGAGGTAATACCCCATAATATAATGATAGAATTTTAAAATAAGCATAGTTTACTCCTATATGATGTATTCGATTGATGTTATCTGACCTTCTATTATTAGTTCTTCACTTATTAGAGTGGATAATAGCAAATCTTTTCCGTTAATGGATAAAAGACCTGAAGACGTATTTATCCTTATGTTTTCAGGGCTGTAAAATATTATTCCTTTATGGTTGATTATATTCATTTTTTCATTGCCCATGATTTCGATATTCAATTTTTCTAAAAGTATTTCTTCGGGAAGCTGAAGAGACTTTGTTAATTTTTCTTTGGTGTCGTTAATAAAATTTTTCATGTTAAATGTATATGATAATCGTTTATATTTATGAAAATATAGAATAAGAATAATCAACTATTTTTTGTTTTAGGCTTTGCCAAAAATCAAAAGTAAAATCAATTTAATAGAAATTTTTTAGAATAAATAAAAAATAAAAGTATTTTATTTCAAATCATTTTCCTTTTATTTCCTTTGTGCTATAATAATAATTAGTTCTAACTAACATTTTTATGGGAAAGGACGTAATAAAAATGAGTGATTATATGATTACATGCTGTTCAACTGCTGATATGAGCGAGGAATTCTTTAAAGTCAATGATATATCTCTTGCATATTTTCATTATATATTGGACGGTAAAACTTATGCCGATGATTTAGGTAAAAGTATTCCATTTGATAAATTTTATGACATGATTGCCGAAGGGGCTTCTCCGACAACATCTCAAATAAGCCCCGAAGAATATGTGGAGTTATTCGAACCGATACTTAAAAGCGGAAAAGACGTTCTTCATATTACTTTGTCAAGCGGGATAAGCGGAACCATTAATTCCGCAAATATAGCTAAAGATATGATGAATAAGGAGTATCCCGAAAGGAAAGTTATCGTCATAGATTCTCTGGGGGCTTCTTCCGGATACGGTCTGCTTGTTACACTTGCAAAGGAAAAACAAAAAGAAGGACTGGATATTGACGAACTCGCAAAATGGGTAGAGGAAAATAGGCTTAATGTTCATCATTGGTTCTTTTCTACCGATTTAACAAGTTATTTCAGGGGAGGCAGGATATCCCGTACGTCTGCTATATTCGGTACGGCTTTAAAGATTTGTCCTCTTTTAAATATGAGCTTTGACGGTAAGCTTATACCAAGAAGTAAATACAGAGGCAAAAAAAGAGTAATCGAAGAAATCGTAAAGAGAATGGAAGAGCATGCTGTCGGTGGTCTTGATTACAGCGGTAAATGCTATATATCCCATTCAAACTGTATTGACGATGCAAAATCAGTTGCAGAAAAAATAGAAAGTAAATTCTCTTGTTTAGACGGTAAAGTAATAATTAACAGTGTAGGAACCACGATAGGTTCCCACACTGGACCCGGAACGGTTGCATTATTCTTTGTTGGTGATAAAAGAGAAGATTAATAAGATAGAGTGGTATAAAGAAGGAGTCCTTAAGGGGCTCTTTTTATTTGGGTTTGTCGGAATATGTGATAAAATATGAATATAATTGTTATTCAAAAGGGGAGAAATTATGAAAACTATAAAAAAAGTTGTAAGTATTTTAGTTATGTGTATGTTTGTATTTTCTTTTGTTCCTGTTATAAATGCGGGAAATGCGGAATATATAAATAAGAAAACTGTATATTCTGCTGTTAAAGAAAAGAAACCTGCAAAACCTACCAAACTTAAAGCAAAAGCAGGAGTTAAGAAAGTAAAAATATCTTTTAAGAAGTCAAAAAATGCTAAAAAATATGAGATTTACCGTTCTGCAAAGAAATCCAGCAAATATAAAAAGATAAAGACGGTAAAAACAAATAAGTATACAGATAAAAAGGTAAAGACAGGGAAGAGATATTATTATAAGGTAAGAGCTGTGAATTCGGCAGGAAAAAGTCCTTTTACCAAGCCCGTAAGATCCGCAAAAGTCAAGAAACCCGCAAGCGGTAATAATGTGGGAAGTGTTGTATATATAACAAAGACAGGGAAAAAATATCATGCAAGAAGTTCTTGTGTTCAGCATCCTATAAAAACAACCTTGTCAAAGGCAAAAAACATGGGATATACACCTTGTAAGAAGTGCTGCAGATAATATTATTAATAGTACAAAAAAGAACCCTTTTAAGGGTTCTTTTTTATTAGATAAATGTATTGAAATGTATTGAAATTAATAAATGTTAATTATGACTATTGGTAAATAAGGTCAATAAATTACTTAAGGTTGGGATTATCTTATTCGTTTTATCTCTATTTCTATTATGTTTTCATTTAATTAATAAAATAAATATAGAAAAATAATTTTATGATCAATTATTGTATTTTTTAGAGTTATTTGTTTTATTGATAAGATATCTAAAGTATTTTATTATTAAAGATTAAAAATAATTTGATTTTTATATAACAATAAAATATGAAATATTTAAAAATATAAAGGATTGTAGTATAATATATCATAAAAATAAATTGTATTTATGGAGGATAGTATGTTATATACGGTTCCCGATTATTATGATAAATTTTATTGTTTGGCTGATAAATGTCCCGCAAGCTGCTGTGAGGGATGGGAAATCATAATTGATAAAAATTCACTTAAAGAATATGCGAGTATAGAAGGTCCTTTCGGTAACAGGCTTAAAAATTCTGTTGACTGGAAAGAGGGGATATTTAAACAATATAATAAAAGATGTGCATTTTTGAATGAAAAAAATCTTTGTGATATACATATGGAAGTCGGAGAGGAAATGATGTGTGACACATGCAGGACTTATCCAAAGCATATTGAAGAATATGATAACGAACGAGAAATATCTCTTGCTCTTTCATGTCCTGTTGCCGCTAAGCTTATTTTAAAGAATGAGAGTAC
This region of Anaerofustis stercorihominis DSM 17244 genomic DNA includes:
- a CDS encoding sporulation protein YqfD, giving the protein MLILKFYHYIMGYYLVEIKGLHPEKYINLINHNNISIWDIKKLDKTTIVFKIMLTDFEKAEQIAKRAQYIIDIKNEYGKKSIFKSLKKRRVFIFSAFLISVIIFAFSFFIWDIQITGTDRIDRNDILSTLEDAGFKEGCYKYGVDKKEISKVLLNTYHDLSDVTIDYKGTQAKIKLVEKNTPIKKFNKSKAVDLVAGKGGKIESIIAYNGIKKVKKGDKVKKGSLLISGKIKYEGKEGDIKHYYIHAMGDVFINTTYTYKDIIINPYVIKENDEFIKETAYSFKNRTINYKKTVANKSYIGVKEEKKKVKILFIPIPIEQSTTKWYNINNLTKKDENQIKKEVIEVLNKTQNIDKDNIVDIYLSIDTLDNNYYSITAKVKLKENIVEERQINKR
- the yqfC gene encoding sporulation protein YqfC, encoding MKNFINDTKEKLTKSLQLPEEILLEKLNIEIMGNEKMNIINHKGIIFYSPENIRINTSSGLLSINGKDLLLSTLISEELIIEGQITSIEYII
- a CDS encoding DegV family protein; this translates as MSDYMITCCSTADMSEEFFKVNDISLAYFHYILDGKTYADDLGKSIPFDKFYDMIAEGASPTTSQISPEEYVELFEPILKSGKDVLHITLSSGISGTINSANIAKDMMNKEYPERKVIVIDSLGASSGYGLLVTLAKEKQKEGLDIDELAKWVEENRLNVHHWFFSTDLTSYFRGGRISRTSAIFGTALKICPLLNMSFDGKLIPRSKYRGKKRVIEEIVKRMEEHAVGGLDYSGKCYISHSNCIDDAKSVAEKIESKFSCLDGKVIINSVGTTIGSHTGPGTVALFFVGDKRED
- a CDS encoding fibronectin type III domain-containing protein — translated: MKTIKKVVSILVMCMFVFSFVPVINAGNAEYINKKTVYSAVKEKKPAKPTKLKAKAGVKKVKISFKKSKNAKKYEIYRSAKKSSKYKKIKTVKTNKYTDKKVKTGKRYYYKVRAVNSAGKSPFTKPVRSAKVKKPASGNNVGSVVYITKTGKKYHARSSCVQHPIKTTLSKAKNMGYTPCKKCCR
- the fliB gene encoding flagellin lysine-N-methylase, which codes for MLYTVPDYYDKFYCLADKCPASCCEGWEIIIDKNSLKEYASIEGPFGNRLKNSVDWKEGIFKQYNKRCAFLNEKNLCDIHMEVGEEMMCDTCRTYPKHIEEYDNEREISLALSCPVAAKLILKNESTVKFITTEDDTEGPEDKDFDIFLYSALIESRKVIIEILQNRDENIYVRMAKVLNLSNEIQEKNKQ